A genomic segment from bacterium encodes:
- a CDS encoding Gfo/Idh/MocA family oxidoreductase: MINLGIVGYGYWGPNVTRNFITNEVVKIIAICDMNQEARNRACKAYHNIKIEKDYNEIIASPNIDAVAIVTPVFTHYELAKKALLNGKHIFVEKPFTSKSSEGEELIELAEKRNLKIMVDHTFLFTPAVRKIREIVDDNILGRLYYYDSTRINLGLFQHDINVIWDLAPHDFAIMDYVIKERPSGICSHGAEHFNRGLEDVAYVTIYFDSNLVAHFNVNWLSPVKIRMTLIGGEKKMLTWNDLELDEKIKVYDRGVEITTKEGVYNLLAKYRSGDMWAPKIENVEALKLETEYFIDCILNDKTPINDGYAGLRVIKMLEASNESLRNKGRLVRL, translated from the coding sequence ATGATAAATTTAGGTATAGTGGGTTATGGATATTGGGGACCTAATGTTACCAGAAATTTTATTACAAATGAAGTAGTTAAGATTATTGCTATCTGTGATATGAACCAGGAAGCGAGAAATAGGGCTTGTAAGGCATATCATAATATTAAAATAGAAAAAGATTATAATGAAATTATAGCTTCACCAAATATTGATGCGGTAGCAATTGTTACCCCTGTCTTTACCCATTATGAACTGGCTAAAAAAGCTCTCCTTAATGGAAAACATATCTTTGTGGAAAAGCCATTTACATCCAAGTCTTCTGAGGGAGAGGAGCTGATAGAACTGGCAGAGAAAAGGAATCTTAAGATTATGGTAGACCATACATTCCTTTTTACACCTGCTGTAAGAAAGATAAGGGAGATTGTTGATGATAATATATTGGGAAGGCTTTATTACTACGATTCAACCAGAATAAACCTTGGGCTTTTCCAGCATGATATCAATGTAATTTGGGATTTAGCTCCACATGATTTTGCCATAATGGATTATGTCATAAAGGAAAGACCTTCTGGAATCTGTAGCCATGGGGCAGAGCATTTCAATAGAGGTTTAGAAGATGTGGCATATGTTACCATATATTTTGATAGCAACCTGGTTGCTCATTTTAATGTTAATTGGTTGTCTCCTGTTAAAATTAGAATGACCTTAATAGGTGGAGAAAAGAAGATGTTGACATGGAATGATTTGGAATTAGATGAGAAGATTAAAGTATATGACAGGGGGGTTGAGATTACAACGAAAGAAGGGGTTTATAATCTATTGGCAAAGTATCGCTCTGGCGATATGTGGGCGCCAAAGATAGAGAATGTTGAGGCTTTAAAGCTAGAGACAGAATATTTTATTGATTGTATATTGAATGATAAAACACCCATTAACGATGGGTATGCAGGGTTAAGGGTTATAAAGATGCTAGAGGCATCAAATGAATCCTTGAGAAATAAAGGAAGATTGGTAAGATTATGA
- a CDS encoding acyltransferase, with translation MKEYLCISNDVKLGKNVWLSKFINLYGCEIGDNTKIGAFVEVQKNAIIGKNCKISSHTFICEGVSIGDNCFIGHGVMFINDNYPKATNPNGEIEREEDWKERFVKTIIENNVSIGSNATILGNINIGEGAIIGAGSVVTKDVPSHQVWLGNPARMIKTRK, from the coding sequence ATGAAGGAATATTTATGTATATCAAATGATGTAAAACTAGGAAAGAATGTATGGCTTTCAAAATTTATAAACCTTTATGGATGCGAGATAGGAGATAATACAAAGATAGGTGCATTTGTTGAGGTCCAGAAAAATGCTATAATTGGAAAAAATTGCAAGATATCCTCCCATACCTTTATTTGTGAGGGGGTAAGCATTGGAGATAATTGTTTCATTGGCCATGGCGTTATGTTTATAAACGACAACTATCCCAAAGCAACAAATCCTAATGGAGAGATAGAAAGAGAGGAGGATTGGAAAGAAAGGTTTGTTAAAACTATAATAGAAAACAATGTATCCATTGGAAGCAATGCCACAATCCTTGGAAATATAAACATTGGAGAAGGGGCAATCATTGGAGCAGGAAGCGTGGTTACAAAGGATGTTCCTTCCCATCAGGTCTGGCTAGGAAATCCCGCCAGGATGATTAAAACAAGAAAATGA
- a CDS encoding NAD-dependent epimerase/dehydratase family protein translates to MEIKKKNILITGGAGFIGSHLVERLYKRHKIVIFDNLRRDSLKYIPELKDHPNVKFIEGDVLDKEGLFLAMKDCDYVVHLAAIAGVSSYYKNPTKTLKVNILGTTNLLECCKELRIKKVIDFSTSEVYGRDAYNVSEDSNHCIGPINDYRWTYAVSKLASEQLTLSYGKKYGFKGFSVRPFNIYGPRQTGEGAISNFFRAVVQKEPIVIYGDGSPIRAWCYISDCIDAIERLVEDETIEEPSTFNIGNPKETCTILWLARLISYVVGYDIPIIFREVERSEILIRIPNIDRAVRVLGYNPKVNLMEGLRLTYEHFKLL, encoded by the coding sequence ATGGAAATAAAGAAAAAAAATATTCTGATTACCGGTGGTGCAGGTTTTATTGGAAGCCATTTAGTTGAGAGATTATATAAAAGACATAAAATTGTTATATTTGACAATCTAAGAAGAGATTCTTTGAAGTATATCCCGGAATTAAAAGACCATCCAAATGTAAAATTTATAGAGGGGGATGTTTTGGATAAAGAAGGGCTTTTCCTTGCAATGAAGGATTGTGATTATGTAGTCCATTTAGCAGCCATTGCAGGTGTTTCAAGCTATTATAAAAATCCTACTAAAACCCTTAAAGTAAACATTCTTGGAACTACTAATCTTCTTGAATGTTGTAAGGAGTTAAGGATTAAGAAGGTTATTGATTTCTCAACCAGTGAGGTATATGGAAGAGATGCCTATAATGTTAGTGAAGATTCAAATCATTGTATAGGACCTATTAATGATTATAGGTGGACATATGCTGTAAGTAAGCTTGCTAGTGAACAATTGACCCTTAGCTATGGAAAGAAATATGGCTTTAAGGGATTTTCTGTTAGACCATTTAATATATATGGACCAAGACAGACAGGTGAGGGTGCTATTAGCAATTTCTTTAGAGCTGTTGTCCAAAAAGAGCCAATTGTTATATATGGAGATGGAAGCCCTATAAGGGCATGGTGTTATATCAGTGACTGTATTGATGCCATAGAAAGACTGGTTGAGGATGAGACAATAGAAGAACCATCTACATTTAATATTGGGAATCCAAAAGAGACCTGTACTATCCTTTGGTTGGCAAGGCTTATCTCTTATGTTGTTGGCTATGATATTCCCATTATTTTTAGGGAGGTAGAAAGGAGTGAAATTCTTATAAGGATTCCAAATATTGATAGGGCAGTGAGGGTTTTAGGATATAATCCTAAGGTTAACCTGATGGAAGGGCTCAGGCTAACCTATGAACATTTCAAACTACTATGA
- a CDS encoding DegT/DnrJ/EryC1/StrS family aminotransferase, with protein MKKIPLVNLKAGFLPIKEEAMLAIEEVFSKMNLFLGPNVSALEEEFAAYCGTKYAIGVGSGTDALHLALLAGDIKEGDEVITSPHTFFATTEAIAYLGARPVFVDIDPFIYTIDPSLIEERISSKTKAIIPIHMYGQAAEMNPISEIAAKYGLKVIEDACQAHGGEYYGRKCGSIGDIGCFSFYFTKNLGGYGEGGMVTTNSPEMAEKVRLYRNHGHKSKYEHSIIGYNYRLDEIQAAILRIKLKHLDDYNKRRQEIAKRYTHLLQDTPLKLPKEVSNRRHVWHLYVVRTRERDEFQEYLSNKGIATGIHYKIPIHLQEACKHYGYKEGDFPEAEKISKEILSLPIYPELSDDDIEYIAMAIGEFFNKWK; from the coding sequence ATGAAGAAAATCCCATTGGTGAACCTTAAAGCAGGTTTTCTTCCCATAAAGGAAGAGGCAATGCTGGCTATTGAAGAAGTATTTTCTAAGATGAACCTCTTTCTTGGACCAAATGTTTCTGCTTTAGAGGAGGAGTTTGCTGCTTATTGTGGGACAAAATATGCAATTGGTGTTGGTTCAGGAACAGATGCCCTTCACCTGGCATTACTTGCAGGGGATATTAAAGAGGGTGATGAGGTAATTACATCGCCCCATACATTTTTTGCTACCACAGAGGCAATTGCCTACCTTGGAGCAAGACCTGTCTTTGTTGATATAGACCCTTTTATCTATACGATTGATCCCTCTCTAATAGAAGAAAGGATAAGCTCAAAGACAAAGGCTATCATTCCAATACATATGTATGGACAAGCCGCAGAGATGAATCCTATTTCGGAGATTGCAGCAAAGTATGGCTTGAAAGTCATAGAAGATGCCTGTCAGGCACATGGAGGGGAATATTATGGAAGAAAATGTGGAAGCATAGGAGATATAGGATGCTTTAGCTTCTATTTTACAAAAAACCTTGGAGGATATGGAGAGGGAGGAATGGTTACTACCAATAGTCCAGAAATGGCAGAGAAGGTAAGGCTTTATAGAAACCATGGACATAAGAGCAAGTATGAACACTCTATTATTGGGTATAATTATAGACTTGATGAAATCCAGGCAGCAATATTGAGAATAAAACTAAAACACCTTGATGATTATAATAAAAGGCGCCAAGAGATTGCTAAAAGATATACTCACTTGCTTCAGGACACCCCATTAAAACTGCCAAAAGAAGTAAGTAATAGAAGGCATGTCTGGCATCTTTATGTAGTAAGGACAAGGGAAAGGGATGAGTTTCAGGAATATCTGAGTAATAAAGGCATAGCTACAGGTATCCATTATAAAATCCCTATACATCTACAAGAAGCCTGTAAGCATTATGGCTATAAAGAGGGAGATTTTCCTGAGGCAGAAAAGATAAGTAAAGAAATTTTATCATTACCAATTTATCCTGAGTTAAGCGATGATGATATTGAATATATCGCAATGGCAATAGGAGAATTCTTCAACAAATGGAAATAA